The Litchfieldia alkalitelluris genome has a window encoding:
- a CDS encoding LacI family DNA-binding transcriptional regulator, whose amino-acid sequence MSRSKGWNIDFILKALYNLTTKSFRNRSFDLMSDKITIKKIAELAGVSSATVSKVLNNTGRYSDETKDRILNLVKELDYRPNAVAKSLRTRKSKTIGVIVPDITNEFFARIVLAIEKYCDPQGYSVFICNSDEKEEKEIQYLKELEIKGVDGLIYLSANDKLFKTNTLLPIVCIDRKPMQQNVATVTSDNVHGGRLAATELINSGCKNILLIRDYRDVFPTVERIKGFEKVLQENNLQLKDVLEVEIVGIEQSQEAVENYLKEKKIEFDGIFATTDGLAYGAKLALQAHGINVPKDVKIVGYDNITLAKYTSLTSINQNKELLGDYAAEKIINMIERGNKTKNFMSVPVELVKRGST is encoded by the coding sequence ATGAGTCGTAGCAAAGGTTGGAACATTGATTTCATATTGAAAGCCCTTTATAATTTAACTACAAAATCATTTAGGAATCGGAGTTTTGATTTAATGAGCGATAAAATAACAATTAAAAAAATTGCTGAATTAGCGGGCGTTTCAAGTGCTACTGTCTCCAAAGTCTTAAATAACACTGGCAGATATTCAGATGAAACAAAGGATCGGATTCTGAATCTTGTAAAGGAACTAGATTATCGACCGAATGCTGTTGCTAAAAGTTTACGAACAAGAAAGTCAAAAACAATTGGTGTGATTGTACCTGATATAACAAATGAATTTTTTGCACGAATTGTATTAGCGATTGAAAAATATTGTGATCCCCAAGGCTATTCTGTTTTCATTTGTAATTCTGATGAAAAAGAAGAAAAGGAGATTCAATATTTAAAGGAATTAGAAATTAAGGGTGTAGATGGACTTATTTACTTATCTGCAAATGATAAGTTATTTAAAACAAATACTCTATTACCGATTGTTTGTATTGATCGAAAACCGATGCAACAAAATGTGGCAACTGTCACCTCAGATAATGTTCATGGTGGTAGACTTGCTGCTACTGAGTTAATTAATAGTGGTTGCAAAAACATACTGTTAATTAGAGATTATCGCGATGTTTTTCCGACGGTAGAAAGAATTAAAGGGTTTGAAAAGGTATTGCAGGAAAATAATCTTCAGTTAAAAGACGTGTTAGAGGTTGAAATAGTAGGGATTGAGCAGTCACAGGAAGCTGTTGAGAACTATCTTAAAGAGAAAAAGATTGAGTTTGATGGGATCTTTGCAACAACTGATGGATTGGCTTATGGTGCAAAACTTGCGCTTCAAGCACACGGGATCAATGTTCCGAAAGATGTGAAAATAGTAGGTTATGATAATATCACTCTTGCGAAATATACATCATTAACTTCCATTAACCAAAATAAAGAACTGCTAGGGGATTATGCCGCTGAAAAAATCATTAATATGATTGAGCGAGGAAATAAAACGAAAAACTTTATGTCAGTACCGGTTGAATTAGTTAAGCGCGGTTCTACGTGA
- the rpiB gene encoding ribose 5-phosphate isomerase B, which produces MKVAIASDHTALPMKDEIKSELEELKIEFVDLGPFSIERVDYPDFALKVVELVASGEVDKGILICGTGIGMSIMANKVKGIRCALAHDTFSAKYTRLHNDSNVLALGQRVIGHGLAREIVNVWLNTEYEAGRHAVRVQKIADYENERN; this is translated from the coding sequence ATGAAGGTTGCGATTGCAAGTGATCATACGGCATTACCGATGAAAGATGAGATCAAAAGTGAATTAGAAGAATTGAAGATTGAGTTTGTTGACTTAGGGCCATTTTCAATTGAACGAGTTGACTACCCAGATTTTGCACTTAAGGTTGTGGAACTAGTTGCTTCTGGTGAAGTTGATAAAGGTATCTTAATTTGTGGAACTGGAATTGGAATGTCGATTATGGCTAATAAGGTAAAAGGGATAAGATGTGCACTTGCTCACGATACATTTAGTGCGAAGTACACTCGATTACACAATGATAGTAATGTCCTTGCATTAGGTCAGAGAGTCATCGGACATGGTTTGGCTCGTGAGATTGTCAATGTATGGCTAAACACGGAATATGAAGCCGGACGTCATGCAGTAAGAGTACAGAAAATTGCAGATTATGAGAATGAGCGTAACTAA
- the alsB gene encoding D-allose transporter substrate-binding protein, translated as MKKIRLISCVVLFALFSFLIGCNSGPASSTEDTGNSSEGSDDKIKVAIILKTLSNPFWTAMEEGIREEAEKLGVEVEILASQSEEDSQGQLRMFEDLLNKDYDGIGFAPLSPVNLIAPAVTAYKNGIPTVNIDEKIDMEELKNAGGNVNAFVTTDNVKVGEQAANFVVEQISKGQVAIVEGKAGNASGEARKNGASSVFEATAGIELVTSQPADWDRNKALDVVSNMIQRYPDLKAIYAANDTMALGALQAVQNAGKQDQIIVVGTDGQPEAIDSVKAGELTGTVAQDSAEIGRESLRLLVNAIKEKKLLEVGEEAEFVTVDSYIVSE; from the coding sequence ATGAAAAAAATACGTTTAATATCTTGTGTAGTATTATTTGCTTTATTTTCATTTTTAATTGGTTGTAATTCAGGTCCAGCAAGCTCTACTGAAGATACTGGTAATAGCTCTGAAGGTTCTGACGATAAAATTAAAGTGGCAATCATTCTGAAAACGCTATCTAACCCATTCTGGACAGCAATGGAAGAAGGAATTAGAGAAGAGGCAGAAAAACTTGGTGTTGAAGTAGAAATCCTAGCATCTCAGTCTGAAGAAGATTCACAAGGTCAACTAAGAATGTTTGAGGATTTATTAAATAAAGATTATGACGGGATTGGTTTCGCACCATTATCTCCAGTAAACTTAATTGCTCCTGCTGTAACAGCCTATAAAAACGGCATTCCAACAGTGAATATTGATGAAAAAATTGATATGGAAGAATTGAAAAATGCAGGTGGAAATGTAAACGCTTTTGTTACGACAGATAATGTAAAAGTGGGAGAGCAAGCAGCAAACTTTGTTGTTGAACAAATTAGCAAAGGGCAAGTGGCAATCGTTGAAGGTAAGGCAGGTAATGCATCAGGTGAAGCAAGGAAGAACGGTGCATCTTCGGTATTTGAAGCAACTGCAGGAATTGAACTAGTAACAAGTCAACCAGCTGATTGGGATCGTAACAAAGCATTAGATGTAGTTTCTAACATGATTCAAAGATATCCAGATTTGAAAGCGATTTATGCGGCAAACGATACAATGGCACTTGGAGCACTTCAAGCAGTACAAAATGCAGGTAAACAAGATCAAATTATTGTTGTAGGAACAGATGGGCAGCCTGAGGCTATCGATTCAGTAAAAGCTGGAGAACTAACAGGTACTGTAGCCCAGGATTCAGCTGAGATTGGTAGAGAGAGTTTAAGATTACTTGTAAACGCAATCAAAGAAAAGAAGCTTCTTGAAGTTGGTGAAGAGGCAGAGTTCGTAACTGTTGATTCATACATCGTAAGTGAATAA
- the fsa gene encoding fructose-6-phosphate aldolase, which translates to MKIFIDTANVEDIAKAHRLGILSGVTTNPTLVAKEGVDFKERIKEICGITNGSVSAEVISLEAEEMIAEGKELASIASNVTVKIPMTTEGLAAVSELTKQGIKTNVTLIFSANQALLAARAGATYVSPFLGRLDDIGQNGVNLIEDVKSLFDKHNLTTEIIAASIRHTEHAHQAAQAGAHIGTMPYKVIEQMTKHPLTDQGIKQFLLDWEQTIQQKLPL; encoded by the coding sequence ATGAAAATATTTATCGACACGGCTAATGTAGAAGACATCGCTAAAGCCCATCGACTTGGTATTCTTTCCGGGGTAACGACCAATCCAACGTTGGTTGCGAAAGAAGGAGTTGACTTCAAGGAGAGAATAAAAGAAATCTGTGGAATCACAAATGGTTCAGTGAGTGCAGAAGTCATATCGTTAGAAGCTGAAGAAATGATTGCTGAAGGAAAAGAATTAGCTAGTATCGCTAGTAACGTAACGGTAAAAATCCCAATGACAACGGAAGGCCTAGCAGCCGTATCTGAGCTAACAAAACAAGGAATCAAAACAAATGTGACGTTAATTTTTTCAGCCAATCAAGCACTATTAGCAGCCAGAGCTGGTGCAACATATGTTTCACCATTTTTAGGCAGGTTAGATGATATCGGACAAAATGGTGTAAACCTAATTGAAGATGTTAAAAGTTTATTCGATAAGCATAACCTTACGACTGAAATCATAGCAGCATCCATTCGTCATACGGAGCACGCACATCAAGCAGCTCAAGCTGGAGCTCATATTGGCACAATGCCTTATAAGGTCATTGAGCAAATGACGAAGCATCCATTAACAGATCAAGGAATAAAGCAGTTTTTACTAGATTGGGAGCAAACAATTCAACAAAAACTACCTCTATGA
- the alsC gene encoding D-allose ABC transporter permease: MKKERFNLIWQKYGTIGILILIILVLGILSPTYFFTPSNLTQIILQSSINILVGVGEFFPILIAGIDLSVGSIMALTGMITAKLLVAGVPIILAILLGGILTGALLGFINGFLVVKTNLHPFIITLGTLSIFRGLTLIISDARPVYGLPTEFTQGVAGWLWFVPIPVIIAFVLAGILMFITNKTKMGRNIYALGGNPQAAWFSGINIKLHTIVVFMISGICAGIAGVVLTARLGAAEPLAGTGFELFAIAAAIIGGTSFFGGKGKILGVVMGALIIGVINNGLNILNVSTYYQQIVMGSLIIGAVALDRLFGGKKA, from the coding sequence ATGAAAAAAGAACGATTTAATTTAATCTGGCAGAAATATGGAACGATTGGGATCTTAATTCTTATTATTCTAGTACTGGGAATACTCTCACCAACGTACTTTTTTACACCTTCTAATCTCACACAAATCATTTTACAAAGTTCTATCAATATATTAGTTGGAGTTGGTGAATTCTTCCCAATCTTGATTGCTGGTATTGATTTATCAGTTGGATCGATCATGGCATTAACAGGTATGATCACTGCAAAGTTATTAGTAGCAGGCGTTCCTATTATCCTTGCTATTTTACTAGGTGGAATTCTTACAGGGGCATTATTAGGTTTTATCAATGGTTTTCTTGTTGTTAAGACAAATCTTCACCCTTTCATTATTACGTTAGGTACTTTATCTATTTTTAGAGGGTTAACGCTTATTATTTCAGATGCAAGACCAGTATATGGGTTACCTACAGAGTTTACCCAAGGTGTAGCAGGGTGGTTATGGTTTGTTCCAATCCCGGTTATCATCGCGTTTGTATTAGCCGGTATCTTAATGTTCATCACGAACAAAACAAAAATGGGAAGAAACATTTATGCGCTAGGTGGAAATCCTCAGGCTGCATGGTTCTCAGGAATCAACATTAAATTGCATACGATTGTCGTATTTATGATTTCAGGTATTTGTGCAGGGATTGCAGGGGTTGTTTTAACTGCTAGATTAGGAGCCGCTGAACCATTAGCTGGAACAGGATTTGAATTATTTGCAATTGCTGCAGCAATCATTGGAGGAACTAGTTTCTTCGGTGGTAAAGGTAAGATCTTAGGCGTTGTTATGGGAGCATTAATTATTGGAGTTATTAACAACGGATTAAACATTTTAAATGTATCAACATATTATCAACAAATTGTTATGGGATCATTAATCATTGGTGCTGTAGCATTAGATCGATTATTTGGCGGAAAAAAAGCATAA
- the alsE gene encoding D-allulose 6-phosphate 3-epimerase, translating into MYKFSPSLMCMELTRFKEQVEALNERAHFYHVDIMDGHFVKNITLSPFFIQELRKISKLPIDAHLMVEKPSDFVDMVIDAGADYLSLHAETINGDVFRLINHIKDRGRKFGVVLNPATPLDSIKHYIHHVDKLTIMTVDPGFAGQKFVSEMLDKIKEAKKLKEENNYKYLITIDGSCNKNTFKQLVEAGAEVLIVGTSGLFNLDEDVNKAWDKMMETFNHEVKDITNVAN; encoded by the coding sequence ATGTATAAATTTTCACCATCATTAATGTGTATGGAATTAACTAGATTTAAAGAGCAAGTAGAGGCATTAAATGAAAGAGCGCATTTTTACCATGTTGATATTATGGATGGTCATTTTGTAAAGAACATTACTCTTTCGCCATTTTTCATCCAAGAACTAAGGAAGATTTCTAAACTACCAATTGATGCACATCTTATGGTCGAAAAGCCAAGTGATTTTGTAGATATGGTCATTGATGCAGGGGCTGACTATTTAAGCTTACATGCAGAAACGATCAATGGTGATGTGTTTCGATTAATCAACCACATTAAAGATCGCGGCAGAAAGTTCGGAGTGGTCTTAAATCCAGCTACGCCTTTAGATTCCATTAAGCATTACATTCATCATGTAGATAAATTAACAATTATGACAGTAGATCCAGGATTCGCAGGCCAAAAATTTGTGAGTGAGATGTTAGATAAAATCAAAGAAGCAAAGAAGCTAAAAGAAGAAAATAACTATAAATATCTGATTACAATCGATGGATCATGTAATAAAAATACCTTTAAACAGCTTGTTGAGGCTGGAGCAGAAGTATTGATTGTAGGTACATCTGGACTATTTAACCTGGATGAAGATGTTAACAAAGCTTGGGATAAGATGATGGAAACATTTAATCATGAAGTAAAAGACATCACGAATGTAGCGAATTAA
- the tkt gene encoding transketolase: MSNSIDQLSINTIRTLSIDAIEKSNSGHPGLPMGAAPMAYELWTNHMNHNPKNPQWFNRDRFVLSAGHGSMLLYSLLHLSGYDLPMEEIKNFRQWGSKTPGHPEYGHTVGVEATTGPLGQGIAMAVGMAMAERHLAAKYNKEGYEIINHYTYSLCGDGDLMEGVSAEAASLAGHLELGRLIVMYDSNDISLDGDLNLSFSESVEARFKAYGWQVIRVEDGNNISEIRQALEEAKRELNRPTLIEVKTVIGFGSPNHAGTSDVHGAPLGKEEIKLTKEFYKWESEEDFFVPEKVYSHFNEKIVKNGMKKEEEWNQSLSEYHANYSDHAKELEQAISGELPKGWEQNLPVYEEGTSLASRASSGETLNKISQTVPSFFGGSADLAGSNKTTMKGQGDFQAESYEGRNIWFGVREFAMGAALNGMALHGGLKVFGGTFFVFSDYLRPAIRLAALMKLPITYVFTHDSIAVGEDGPTHEPVEQLASFRAMPNLQVIRPADGNETVEAWKVAMESTETPTILVLSRQNLNTIPNLRKQQEASLVHGAYQVSQARSTQPDALLLASGSEVNLAIAAQKQLEKSNINVAVVSFPSWELFEKQSQEYKDSVLPPNVPIRLALEMGSSIGWHRYVGAQGDVLAIDQYGASANQDKILAEYGFTVENVIHRLNNLLSKEKKES; this comes from the coding sequence ATTTCTAATTCAATTGATCAACTATCTATTAATACCATTCGAACGTTATCAATTGATGCGATCGAAAAGTCGAACTCCGGGCATCCAGGTTTACCAATGGGAGCCGCTCCAATGGCATATGAACTCTGGACGAATCATATGAATCATAATCCTAAAAATCCACAATGGTTTAATCGAGACCGATTTGTATTGTCGGCGGGTCATGGGTCAATGCTGTTATATAGCCTTTTGCACTTGAGTGGATACGATTTACCTATGGAAGAGATTAAGAACTTTCGACAATGGGGGAGTAAAACACCCGGTCACCCAGAGTATGGTCATACAGTAGGTGTGGAAGCAACGACAGGACCTTTAGGCCAAGGAATTGCCATGGCTGTTGGAATGGCAATGGCAGAACGACACTTAGCAGCGAAGTATAACAAAGAAGGCTATGAAATCATCAATCATTACACATATAGTCTATGTGGAGATGGTGATCTAATGGAAGGTGTTTCAGCCGAGGCGGCCTCATTAGCTGGTCATTTAGAGTTAGGTAGATTAATAGTGATGTATGATTCGAATGATATATCTCTTGACGGAGATTTGAATTTATCATTCTCTGAAAGTGTTGAAGCTCGGTTCAAGGCATATGGATGGCAAGTGATACGTGTTGAAGATGGGAACAATATTTCTGAAATTAGACAGGCTCTCGAGGAAGCGAAACGGGAACTAAATCGTCCTACATTGATTGAAGTAAAGACAGTGATTGGGTTTGGATCACCTAATCATGCTGGTACTTCTGATGTTCACGGAGCACCACTTGGTAAAGAAGAAATTAAGTTAACGAAGGAATTCTACAAATGGGAGTCAGAAGAGGATTTCTTTGTTCCAGAAAAGGTCTATTCTCATTTTAACGAAAAAATTGTTAAAAATGGAATGAAGAAAGAAGAAGAATGGAATCAGTCACTATCAGAATATCATGCTAACTACTCAGATCATGCTAAAGAACTCGAACAAGCAATAAGTGGTGAGCTGCCTAAGGGTTGGGAGCAGAATCTACCAGTTTATGAAGAGGGTACATCACTCGCTAGTCGGGCTTCTTCAGGTGAAACGCTCAATAAAATAAGTCAAACTGTCCCAAGCTTTTTTGGAGGATCAGCAGATTTAGCGGGTTCAAACAAAACGACGATGAAGGGGCAAGGAGATTTCCAAGCTGAGAGTTATGAAGGTCGAAACATCTGGTTTGGTGTTCGTGAATTTGCGATGGGTGCGGCATTAAATGGGATGGCTTTACATGGTGGTTTAAAGGTATTTGGAGGTACTTTCTTTGTCTTTTCTGATTATTTGCGTCCAGCAATTCGATTGGCAGCACTGATGAAGTTACCAATTACCTATGTGTTTACACATGACAGTATTGCTGTTGGAGAAGATGGACCAACACATGAACCAGTGGAGCAGCTTGCATCCTTTAGAGCGATGCCTAATCTACAAGTGATTCGTCCTGCTGATGGTAATGAAACGGTGGAAGCATGGAAGGTAGCGATGGAGTCTACTGAGACACCTACCATCCTTGTTCTTAGTAGACAAAATCTTAACACTATACCAAATTTAAGAAAACAACAAGAAGCAAGTTTAGTACATGGTGCATATCAAGTTTCACAAGCACGAAGTACTCAACCAGATGCTCTATTACTAGCTTCAGGCTCAGAAGTAAATCTTGCAATTGCAGCCCAAAAGCAATTAGAGAAAAGCAATATAAACGTAGCAGTCGTTAGTTTCCCTTCATGGGAACTGTTTGAGAAGCAATCACAGGAGTACAAGGACTCAGTTTTACCTCCTAATGTACCAATCCGACTAGCGCTAGAAATGGGATCATCAATTGGTTGGCATCGATATGTTGGCGCTCAAGGTGATGTATTAGCAATTGATCAATATGGTGCTTCAGCTAATCAAGACAAGATTTTAGCTGAATATGGTTTTACTGTAGAAAATGTGATTCATAGATTGAATAACTTGCTATCTAAAGAGAAGAAGGAGAGTTAA
- the alsK gene encoding allose kinase has translation MDKEKQQYVVGVDIGGTHIRIGAITTEKKLCFFTKKKINDVLDHNQPITSLIKFLEEYIQTHFSIEDTLAIGIGFPSIVSKDKKSIYSTPNLECLSNINIVDPLQDYLEVPVFIDNDVNQLLQFEISKRDILKDDIVLGFYIGTGFGNSIYINQQFLDGKNGAAGELGHIPVLNSDDMCSCGNPSCIETKASGKKLVSIHKESFSDVPFEKIFSYYSNHQIIDEFIKAISIPIVTEINIFDPHLVIIGGGVTGMDNFPVKRLEEYILTYCRKPFPAEGLRIEYAEDTDSAGVIGAATSILNRSNFEDKITS, from the coding sequence ATGGATAAAGAAAAACAGCAATATGTAGTAGGTGTTGATATCGGTGGAACTCATATTCGGATTGGTGCTATCACAACTGAAAAGAAACTATGCTTTTTCACCAAGAAAAAAATAAATGATGTGTTAGATCATAACCAACCAATTACATCTTTGATTAAGTTTCTAGAAGAGTATATCCAAACACATTTTAGTATAGAAGATACATTGGCGATTGGTATAGGGTTTCCATCGATTGTGAGCAAAGACAAAAAGAGTATTTATTCAACTCCAAATTTAGAATGCTTGAGTAACATAAACATTGTAGATCCACTTCAAGACTATTTAGAGGTTCCCGTTTTTATTGATAATGACGTGAATCAACTATTACAATTTGAGATTTCAAAACGTGATATATTAAAGGATGATATTGTACTAGGTTTCTATATCGGGACTGGATTTGGAAATTCCATTTATATCAATCAACAGTTTTTAGATGGAAAAAATGGGGCAGCTGGAGAATTAGGTCATATTCCTGTTCTGAATAGTGATGACATGTGTTCATGTGGAAATCCTAGCTGTATTGAAACGAAAGCTTCTGGGAAAAAATTAGTTTCAATCCATAAGGAATCCTTTTCAGATGTTCCTTTTGAAAAGATTTTTTCCTATTATTCTAATCACCAAATAATAGATGAATTTATTAAGGCTATATCAATTCCTATTGTGACAGAGATTAATATATTTGATCCACACCTAGTGATCATTGGTGGTGGGGTAACAGGAATGGATAATTTTCCAGTCAAGCGGTTAGAAGAATATATTTTAACATATTGTAGAAAACCATTTCCTGCAGAGGGGTTAAGAATTGAATATGCAGAAGACACAGATTCTGCTGGAGTGATTGGTGCTGCAACAAGTATTCTTAATAGATCGAACTTTGAAGATAAAATCACTTCCTAA
- a CDS encoding sugar ABC transporter ATP-binding protein, with the protein MKYIVEMEKISKEFPGVKALQEVDFNLLPGEVHVLLGENGAGKSTLMKILCGVYEPTEGNIIIDGVSSSKLTPKEATSQGISIIYQELSVIDDLSIAENLFVGKIPTKKVFGMNLVDRDYMKKVAIKLLERVGLNRDPYELVGELSISEKQQVEIAKALASDAKVLIMDEPTSSLTDGEIEKLFKVIRQLKSEGVGIVYISHKLKEIKIIGDRITILKDGKYVATRDLATTETNEMIKLMVGRELQSKYIARKEENGTSEVIFEVKNLTRKDEVVKDINFELYKGEILGFAGLIGSGRTELMNAIVGSDQLKEGELILNGKVLKNKTPYDAVKNRIAYITENRRESGFFPNFEIWRNISISSLINDSKFGGLSGFVNRKKEMSWAAEQKDRLSIKCSSLEQNVTELSGGNQQKVIIGRWLAAGSDLFIFDEPTRGIDVGAKSQIYKIMRELADSGKGVLVVSSELPELLSICDRIAVFHEGKLNGILTSEEATEEKIMAKATS; encoded by the coding sequence ATGAAATACATTGTGGAAATGGAGAAAATATCAAAGGAGTTCCCTGGAGTCAAGGCATTACAGGAGGTTGATTTCAACCTCCTTCCAGGTGAAGTACATGTACTCTTAGGTGAAAATGGGGCAGGGAAATCCACTCTGATGAAAATATTATGTGGTGTCTATGAACCTACTGAAGGAAACATCATCATTGATGGAGTCTCAAGCTCAAAATTAACACCTAAAGAAGCGACTAGTCAGGGAATAAGTATCATCTATCAAGAGTTAAGTGTCATTGATGATTTATCAATTGCAGAAAATTTATTCGTCGGTAAAATTCCTACGAAAAAAGTATTTGGGATGAACCTCGTTGATCGAGATTATATGAAAAAGGTGGCTATTAAACTCCTAGAGAGAGTTGGCCTTAATCGAGATCCTTATGAACTTGTTGGAGAGTTATCGATCTCGGAAAAACAACAAGTAGAAATAGCAAAAGCGTTAGCTTCTGATGCAAAGGTTTTGATTATGGATGAACCAACCTCATCGTTAACTGATGGAGAGATTGAAAAACTATTTAAAGTCATTAGGCAACTTAAAAGTGAAGGAGTAGGAATTGTCTATATCTCTCACAAACTAAAAGAAATAAAAATCATTGGTGATCGAATTACCATTTTAAAGGATGGAAAATATGTTGCAACAAGAGACCTGGCCACAACAGAAACGAATGAAATGATTAAGTTGATGGTAGGGCGCGAGTTGCAATCAAAATATATTGCTAGAAAAGAAGAAAATGGAACATCTGAAGTGATTTTTGAGGTGAAAAACCTAACTCGAAAAGATGAAGTTGTGAAAGATATAAATTTTGAATTATACAAGGGTGAGATTTTAGGATTTGCGGGATTAATTGGTTCAGGCAGAACAGAACTAATGAATGCAATTGTAGGATCAGATCAGCTAAAAGAAGGAGAACTAATTCTTAATGGAAAGGTTCTAAAAAATAAGACACCTTATGATGCAGTTAAAAACCGAATTGCTTATATTACAGAAAATAGACGTGAAAGTGGTTTTTTCCCTAACTTTGAAATATGGAGAAATATATCCATATCATCACTGATCAATGATTCGAAATTTGGTGGCTTATCTGGTTTCGTTAATCGGAAAAAAGAGATGAGTTGGGCAGCAGAGCAGAAAGATCGACTCTCTATCAAATGTTCTTCATTAGAACAAAATGTGACTGAATTATCAGGTGGTAACCAGCAAAAAGTAATTATTGGTAGATGGCTTGCCGCAGGTTCAGACTTATTTATCTTTGATGAACCGACTAGAGGAATTGATGTTGGTGCTAAAAGTCAAATTTATAAAATCATGAGGGAATTAGCCGATAGTGGTAAAGGTGTATTAGTCGTATCATCAGAACTTCCAGAATTACTATCAATTTGTGATCGAATTGCTGTATTCCATGAAGGAAAACTAAATGGAATTCTAACAAGTGAAGAAGCAACTGAAGAGAAAATTATGGCAAAGGCAACATCCTAA